Sequence from the Chelonoidis abingdonii isolate Lonesome George chromosome 1, CheloAbing_2.0, whole genome shotgun sequence genome:
GTAGGATCAAATCATTTAGAGAAACCAGATTTTAAAACAACCCACAGTCCACACTCACATCGGTCTTACCTAAAGGGCTACCATCCCCTGGGGCTAATGTAGGCAGGCTCTCTGCACCCCAGCAGGACCTTTCTCTGAGCCTGGCTCCCCTGaacactccctctcccctcttaaCCAAGTGTTCCTCATTAAACCCGACACAGATCTTCTGATCACCTGCATTCCCAGGACTCTTGTATCCATCCCAGCTTCTTTTCCCCAGGAACCAGGGCAACAGACAGTATTAGTCAATTATTACAGGGCAGCTACAAACCCAtcacacccaccctgctcctccctcccaaaaaTAGAGGCTCCAATGTGACATTTGCCAAACAACACACTGAGGATTCTGCTTGTGTCTTCCATCCCTTTCTTCCACCTTTCCTCTGTCTTGTCGCTTTAGAGGTAAGTTTTTAAGGGCAGAGGCCATCTCCtagtgtgtttgtacagaaccaagcacaacagggccctgatcctgggtgtgacctctaggtgctattgtaacaCAAATGCTAATGTGACCAAATGTTTCCTTTATTCTCCCAGGCAAAATGTCAGGTGGAGCTGAGCATGATGGATGACGCTTTTGATGACCAATATATAGGATGTGCTGAAGAAATGGATGGAATTGCACCTGAACTGCTAGAGAAAGAAAAGTCCAtgtcctcagtgtttagcagggTGTGGGAAAACTCAAGGGAAAAATGGCAAAGTATAAAAACTGAGCTTTCTCTCCCCAAAGACTTTAAAGATGAGCATGGAAGAGCCATAATAGCCTATACTGACAATGACTTTCACAGTGAGTTGAATGCGGCAGTGAGAGAGGCTGGGACATCTCGAGCTCAATACATGGCCAGTTTCCAGTTCAAAGCCTTTCATTATTACTTGACAAGGGCTTTACAGCTCTTACGAGGGAGCTGTGATGTGATGTACAAAAGGACGGTGTACCGGGGGGTTTCTGTCAGTTTTCAGCACACGGGATCAGGTCACATTAGGTTTGGATACTTTGCCTCTTCG
This genomic interval carries:
- the LOC116832290 gene encoding ecto-ADP-ribosyltransferase 5-like; this translates as MHKRCTEPHRNVGTMMKPLLIPFTYICLQTWLGIPQAKCQVELSMMDDAFDDQYIGCAEEMDGIAPELLEKEKSMSSVFSRVWENSREKWQSIKTELSLPKDFKDEHGRAIIAYTDNDFHSELNAAVREAGTSRAQYMASFQFKAFHYYLTRALQLLRGSCDVMYKRTVYRGVSVSFQHTGSGHIRFGYFASSSFDIEVAERFGTATLFTIHTCSGVEIRNFSRFQEEEEVLIPVHEIFSVARGQESNSFVLRSTNRTCSHFNCAYLGGKKTQTCIFNSATRRGLAFPSELSPSLLGGSVILVHVAALKLFVSF